Proteins from one Microtus pennsylvanicus isolate mMicPen1 chromosome 7, mMicPen1.hap1, whole genome shotgun sequence genomic window:
- the Amer3 gene encoding APC membrane recruitment protein 3 produces MELRRGKTFIKSSVQISHEKLIDPAASAPAKEDTGPWSLSLGGQPRSHSEKSSQTSPCIQGYGQCPDKEISSDPEGGPTPVCGTTFKLVRKSKTHDSVPGAAKAAAATGQMVGSMSFPETPGGQRMIDYRHFVPQMPFVPAVAKSIPRKRISLKRPKKCFRNLFHIRRSKTENLASLSSKGKSLSSPEVPLGAGAEQGKLFLSMGEGLGLDSLCQDLSDSEFLPDTPFDLCSALCEDVASLKSFDSLTGCGEIFADGSSVPSVEMKEGPESPAHSPQALDSKTPRGPSQDSMEQLASPAQNEASDFTKFWDNVNRSVKQQQRALLSPWLVSPQGTDADPPRLDTCGLAELPLLPCRGPPSGSKASSIDTGTPKSEQPESVSTSDEGYYDSFSPGLEEEKKEAASPGTPAATFPRDSYSGDALYELFYDPSEAPAGPILDDDLCVSESLSGPALGTPLSMCSFHVGAEENLAPAPGPDLLSQGFLQSTWKGKECLLKLCDTELAITMGIVNWLRRTPPTPAPAPAPAPATAPALVLREPVAPPDPHGVLRAPTESLEGRESQALDTGKAMTSLAPSRQAPWVHPGTKDLLVREREVQREPAKSITVPSKDDSLEEGTQDLSEGQSSSVAAMTTGVSEKSKAPNPVIRASSQKEPGTPGNLRCAQDPVRPGHGRSALDPGPMLVGCVAHVAALQIYPDSHSPRKDRGCGLFWNPQTWGPNTVQKKPTSGHPDGAAVCGFSSTSSPQDQRCHDLFLDLSQLKLEPSRLGTQACASVDSQPQQLSPRAPEQVPHRGSVGS; encoded by the coding sequence ATGGAGCTGAGGAGGGGAAAGACCTTCATCAAATCTAGTGTGCAGATTTCCCATGAGAAACTCATAGACCCAGCAGCCTCTGCACCAGCCAAGGAGGACACAGGCCCTTGGTCACTCTCACTGGGAGGGCAACCGAGATCCCACAGTGAGAAGAGCTCCCAGACTTCTCCCTGCATTCAAGGGTATGGCCAGTGCCCGGACAAAGAGATATCGTCTGATCCTGAAGGGGGTCCCACGCCCGTCTGCGGAACCACCTTCAAGTTGGTGCGCAAGAGCAAGACTCACGACAGTGTACCAGGGGCCGCGAAGGCAGCCGCCGCCACAGGACAGATGGTGGGGAGCATGAGCTTCCCAGAGACCCCTGGGGGTCAGCGTATGATTGACTACCGCCACTTTGTGCCCCAGATGCCCTTCGTGCCGGCTGTGGCTAAGAGCATCCCAAGGAAAAGGATTTCCCTGAAGAGGCCCAAGAAGTGCTTTCGAAACCTATTTCACATCCGCAGAAGCAAGACTGAGAACTTGGCCTCACTATCATCCAAGGGGAAGAGCCTGTCATCCCCTGAGGTCCCACTGGGTGCTGGGGCAGAGCAAGGCAAATTGTTCCTCTCCAtgggtgaggggctggggctggacaGCCTATGCCAGGATCTGTCTGACAGTGAGTTTCTGCCGGACACACCCTTTGACCTCTGCAGCGCCCTGTGTGAGGACGTGGCCTCACTCAAAAGCTTCGATTCGCTGACAGGTTGTGGGGAGATCTTTGCAGACGGAAGCTCTGTGCCATCTGTGGAGATGAAAGAAGGTccggagagcccagcccactcaCCCCAGGCTCTGGATAGCAAGACTCCCCGGGGTCCCTCGCAGGATAGCATGGAACAGCTGGCATCCCCTGCCCAGAACGAAGCATCAGACTTCACCAAGTTCTGGGATAACGTGAATCGCTCCGTGAAGCAGCAGCAGCGTGCCCTGCTGAGCCCATGGCTGGTGAGTCCCCAGGGGACAGACGCAGACCCACCCAGGTTAGATACCTGTGGGTTAGCTGAACTGCCCTTGTTGCCTTGCAGGGGTCCCCCCAGTGGCTCCAAAGCCAGCTCCATAGACACAGGTACCCCCAAAAGTGAACAGCCAGAATCTGTGTCCACAAGTGACGAAGGCTACTATGACTCCTTCTCGCCTGGCctagaggaggagaaaaaggaagctgCCAGCCCAGGGACACCTGCGGCCACTTTCCCCAGGGACAGCTACAGTGGGGATGCCCTCTATGAACTCTTCTATGACCCCAGCGAGGCCCCTGCTGGCCCCATCCTAGATGATgacctgtgtgtgtctgagagtctTTCGGGACCTGCCCTGGGGACTCCGCTGTCAATGTGTAGCTTCCACGTGGGAGCCGAGGAGAACCTGGCCCCAGCGCCGGGCCCTGACTTACTCAGTCAGGGATTCCTGCAGAGTACCTGGAAGGGCAAGGAATGTCTGCTGAAGCTCTGTGACACAGAACTTGCCATCACCATGGGCATTGTCAACTGGCTGCGCCGgaccccacccacccctgcccctgctcctgctcctgcccctGCCACTGCCCCTGCTCTTGTCCTTAGGGAGCCTGTTGCCCCACCTGACCCCCATGGAGTCCTCAGGGCACCAACAGAGAGCCTAGAAGGCAGGGAAAGCCAGGCCTTAGATACGGGCAAGGCCATGACATCCTTGGCACCCAGCAGACAGGCACCCTGGGTACATCCAGGAACCAAAGACTTGCTTGTAAGAGAGCGTGAGGTCCAAAGGGAGCCTGCAAAGTCTATTACTGTCCCATCTAAGGATGACTCTCTAGAGGAAGGAACACAAGACCTTTCTGAAGGCCAATCATCCTCTGTAGCTGCCATGACAACAGGCGTTTCTGAGAAAAGCAAAGCTCCAAACCCTGTCATCCGTGCTAGCTCTCAGAAGGAACCTGGGACACCCGGGAACCTGAGGTGTGCTCAAGACCCCGTAAGACCAGGGCATGGGAGAAGTGCTCTTGACCCAGGGCCCATGCTTGTAGGTTGCGTGGCCCATGTGGCAGCCTTGCAAATTTATCCAGACAGCCATTCTCCCAGAAAGGATAGGGGTTGTGGGCTCTTCTGGAATCCTCAGACTTGGGGTCCCAACACTGTGCAGAAGAAACCCACAAGCGGCCATCCTGATGGAGCAGCTGTCTGTGGCTTCTCTTCCACATCCAGCCCACAAGACCAGAGATGTCATGACCTTTTCCTGGACCTGAGTCAGCTCAAGTTGGAACCCTCCAGGCTAGGAACCCAGGCCTGTGCCTCTGTAGACAGCCAGCCCCAACAACTCAGTCCCAGGGCTCCAGAGCAGGTACCGCATAGGGGTTCAGTGGGATCCTGA